One genomic region from Amia ocellicauda isolate fAmiCal2 chromosome 4, fAmiCal2.hap1, whole genome shotgun sequence encodes:
- the secisbp2l gene encoding selenocysteine insertion sequence-binding protein 2-like isoform X2 → MDPGDNKDVKLSAEVEPFIPQKKGQDTALVTMGLPGDGGGGGSASGVEPTPIPSYLITCYPFVQENQPNRQLPLYNSDIRWQQPNPSPGGPYLAYPILSSPQPPVSNDYTYYQIMPAPCTPMMGFYQPFPAPYGAPVPAAGMVNAISTECGDRSGPPAQAFSAANQRGRGGIIRAAVLPKLPQPLRSKRPPMRSVAVQKEISASGPDGRSKTVLLVDASQQTDFPGEIANKSLSERASPLLWKTKGRRRRASHPTAESSSEHGASEADIDSDSGYCSPKHNQATGPTSRTADPTSTVGGESGVTTAVSWVNVASQVTQKTWIDRNSLYFRTGKAPEQRNYTQLDFQSGYRSHGRSPSSERGPVLQKRPPDGKLQPAGQITGVDHSTEPLYFEDEDEFPELVPGGVAVRNKPEQIQPKLPKNLLENLPENSPINIVQTPIPITTSVPKRAKSQRKKALAAALATAQEYSEISMEQKKLQEALTKAAGKKSKTPVQLDLGDMLAALERQQQAMKARQLTNTKPLSYTVGTTAPFHAKDSGNKVSVLKSQSYAGPHNILDSTAPRLKRGKEREIPKVKRPTALKKIILKEREVKKGKYSLDHSLMGPEEQGDGELRFTDDQTREEASQEENGLSVPSDTSLSPASQNSPYSITPVSQGSPASSGIGSPMAASAITKIHSRRFREYCNQVLSKEIDESVTMLLQELVRFQERVYQKDPAKAKAKRRLVMGLREVTKHMKMQKIKCVIISPNCEKIQSKGGLDEALYNVIAMAREQEIPFVFALGRKALGRCVNKLVPVSVVGIFNFSGAEGLFNRLVSLTEEARKAYKDMVSALEQEQAEEALKNVKKVPHHMGHSRNPSAASAISFCSVISEPISEVNEKEYETNWRNMVESSDGLEALESEREPGTRAAVSASADSGPAEKDREPPPSPVPVTPPLAPAPAAAPQPGKPGPGASEREEGKPDDVLEWASQQSTETGSLDGSCRDLLNSSITSTTSTLVPGMLEEGEEDEEEEEEEDYTPEPISVEVPLTSRIESWVTEAQKTLENLQLGKNQDSTEEDEGGPSEEYELDAPEQTEPAPQHTEQPLEPKSIPC, encoded by the exons GACGTGAAGCTGTCGGCTGAAGTGGAGCCCTTCATACCGCAGAAGAAAGGCCAGGACACGGCGCTGGTCACAATGGGCCTGCCTGGCGATGGAGGAGGGGGTGGAAGTGCCAGTGGAGTGGAGCCCACACCAATCCCCAGCTATCTCATCACCTGCTATCCATTCGTACAGGAAAACCAGCCCAACAG GCAACTCCCCTTGTACAACAGTGACATCCGATGGCAGCAGCCCAACCCCAGCCCCGGAGGTCCGTACCTGGCGTACCCCATCCTTTCCTCGCCTCAGCCCCCTGTATCCAACGACTACACTTACTACCAGATAATGCCCGCTCCATGCACTCCTATGATGGGCTTTTACCAGCCCTTCCCAGCACCCTACGGGGCCCCAGTGCCGGCGGCGGGGATGGTGAATGCAATCTCGACGGAGTGTGGGGACCGCTCCGGCCCCCCCGCTCAAGCCTTCTCCGCTGCCaaccagagagggagaggaggaatcATCAGGGCCGCCGTGCTGCCCAAG CTCCCACAGCCCCTCAGAAGTAAGAGACCCCCGATGAGGAGTGTCGCAGTTCAAAAGGAGATCAGTGCCTCTGGTCCAGACGGCAGATCAAAGACGGTGCTCTTGGTGGACGCCTCTCAGCAGACTG ATTTCCCTGGAGAAATTGCCAATAAGTCCCTGTCAGAGAGAGCCAGCCCCCTGCTGTGGAAGACTAAAGGCCGACGTAGGAGAGCATCTCACCCGACGGCCGAGTCGTCCAGCGAGCACGGCGCCAGCGAGGCGGACATCGACAGCGACAGCGGATACTGCAGCCCAAAACACAACCAGGCCACTGGACCCACCTCGCGCACAGCAGACCCCACCAGCACTGTG GGTGGTGAATCTGGAGTAACGACGg ctGTTAGCTGGGTAAATGTTGCCTCCCAGGTCACTCAGAAAACCTGGATAGACAGAAATTCGCTGTATTTTAGAACTGGAAAAGCACCCGAACAAAGAAACTATACACAG CTTGACTTCCAGTCTGGGTACCGAAGCCATGGACGGAGCCCCTCATCGGAGAGAGGCCCAGTCCTGCAGAAGAGGCCGCCAGACGGAAAGCTACAGCCGGCCGGCCAGATCACTGGAGTGGACCACAGCACCGAGCCCCTGTACTTTGAG GATGAAGATGAGTTTCCTGAATTGGTGCCTGGAGGAGTTGCTGTCCGGAATAAGCCTGAACAAATACAACCCAAGCTGCCCAAAAACCTT CTGGAGAACTTGCCTGAGAACTCTCCCATCAACATCGTGCAGACTCCCATCCCCATCACCACCTCGGTCCCCAAGCGGGCCAAGAGTCAGCGGAAGAAAGCCTTGGCTGCAGCCCTGGCCACGGCACAGGAGTACTCCGAGATCAGCATGGAGCAGAAGAAACTGCAG GAGGCCCTGACCAAGGCAGCGGGGAAGAAGAGCAAGACTCCTGTGCAGCTGGATCTGGGGGACATGCTGGCGGCCCTGGAGAGACAGCAGCAGGCCATGAAGGCACGCCAGCTCACCAACACCAAGCCCCTCTCCTACACTG TTGGCACCACAGCCCCCTTCCACGCCAAGGACTCGGGCAACAAGGTGTCTGTTCTGAAGAGTCAGTCCTACGCTGGGCCTCACAACATCCTGGACTCCACCGCCCCGCGTCTGAAgcgagggaaggagagggaaaTCCCTAAGGTTAAACGACCAACCGCACTCAAAAAG ATCATCCTGAAGGAAAGAGAGGTAAAGAAAGGCAAGTACTCTCTTGATCATAGTTTAATGGGACCAGAGGAGCAGGGAGACGGAGAGCTGCGTTTCACAGATGACCAGACCCGGGAGGAGGCATCTCAGGAGG AAAATGGTCTGAGTGTGCCTAGTGATACCTCGCTGTCCCCGGCCAGTCAGAACTCCCCGTACAGCATCACGCCCGTGTCCCAGGGCTCCCCCGCCAGCTCTGGCATCGGCAGCCCCATGGCAGCCTCTGCCATCACCAAAATCCACAGCAGGAGGTTCAGAGA GTACTGCAACCAGGTCCTGAGCAAGGAGATTGACGAGAGCGTGACGATGCTGCTGCAGGAGCTGGTGCGCTTCCAGGAACGCGTGTACCAGAAGGACCCCGCCAAGGCCAAGGCAAAGAGGAGGCTGGTGATGGGCCTGCGGGAGGTCACCAAGCACATGAAGATGCAGAAGATCAAGTGTGTCATCATCTCCCCCAACTGTGAGAAAATCCAGTCCAAAG GGGGTCTGGATGAAGCCCTGTACAATGTCATCGCCATGGCTCGGGAGCAGGAGATCCCCTTCGTGTTCGCTCTGGGCCGGAAAGCACTGGGTCGCTGCGTCAACAAACTGGTGCCCGTCAGTGTCGTGGGCATCTTCAACTTCTCTGGCGCCGAG GGCTTGTTCAATCGACTGGTTTCACTGACGGAGGAAGCAAGGAAGGCCTACAAAGATATGGTGTCGGCACTGGAGCAGGAGCAAGCTGAGGAGGCTCTGAAGAACGTCAAGAAGGTCCCTCATCACATGGGCCATTCTCGAAACCCTTCCGCAGCCAGTGCCATCTCCTTCTGCAGCGTCATCTCCGAGCCCATCTCTGAAGTCAACGAGAAGGAATACG AAACAAACTGGAGAAACATGGTGGAGTCGTCTGATGGTCTGGAGGCcctggagagcgagagagagcctGGCACCAGGGCAGCTGTAAGTGCGAGTGCAGACAGCGGGCCGGCTGAGAAAGACCGCGAGCCCCCCCCATCGCCTGTGCCTGTCACCCCCCCCTTGGCCCCAGCTCCTGCTGCCGCCCCGCAGCCTGGGAAGCCGGGGCCAGGCGCGtcggagagagaggaggggaagcCGGATGATGTGCTGGAGTGGGCGTCCCAGCAGAGCACAGAGACTGGCTCCCTGGATGGCAGCTGTCGGGACCTGCTCAACTCCTCTATCACCAGCACCACTAGCACTCTGGTGCCTGGCATgctggaggagggggaggaggatgaggaggaagaggaggaggaagactaCACCCCAGAGCCCATCTCGGTGGAGGTGCCACTGACCAGCCGCATTGAGTCCTGGGTCACAGAGGCGCAAAAGACGCTGGAGAACCTGCAGCTTGGCAAGAACCAGGACAGCACAGAGGAGGACGAAGGTGGGCCCAGTGAGGAGTACGAGCTAGATGCCCCAGAGCAGACGGAGCCGGCCCCGCAGCACACCGAGCAACCGCTGGAGCCCAAGAGCATCCCCTGTTGA
- the secisbp2l gene encoding selenocysteine insertion sequence-binding protein 2-like isoform X3, which translates to MDPGDNKDVKLSAEVEPFIPQKKGQDTALVTMGLPGDGGGGGSASGVEPTPIPSYLITCYPFVQENQPNSDIRWQQPNPSPGGPYLAYPILSSPQPPVSNDYTYYQIMPAPCTPMMGFYQPFPAPYGAPVPAAGMVNAISTECGDRSGPPAQAFSAANQRGRGGIIRAAVLPKQLPQPLRSKRPPMRSVAVQKEISASGPDGRSKTVLLVDASQQTDFPGEIANKSLSERASPLLWKTKGRRRRASHPTAESSSEHGASEADIDSDSGYCSPKHNQATGPTSRTADPTSTVGGESGVTTAVSWVNVASQVTQKTWIDRNSLYFRTGKAPEQRNYTQLDFQSGYRSHGRSPSSERGPVLQKRPPDGKLQPAGQITGVDHSTEPLYFEDEDEFPELVPGGVAVRNKPEQIQPKLPKNLLENLPENSPINIVQTPIPITTSVPKRAKSQRKKALAAALATAQEYSEISMEQKKLQEALTKAAGKKSKTPVQLDLGDMLAALERQQQAMKARQLTNTKPLSYTVGTTAPFHAKDSGNKVSVLKSQSYAGPHNILDSTAPRLKRGKEREIPKVKRPTALKKIILKEREVKKGKYSLDHSLMGPEEQGDGELRFTDDQTREEASQEENGLSVPSDTSLSPASQNSPYSITPVSQGSPASSGIGSPMAASAITKIHSRRFREYCNQVLSKEIDESVTMLLQELVRFQERVYQKDPAKAKAKRRLVMGLREVTKHMKMQKIKCVIISPNCEKIQSKGGLDEALYNVIAMAREQEIPFVFALGRKALGRCVNKLVPVSVVGIFNFSGAEGLFNRLVSLTEEARKAYKDMVSALEQEQAEEALKNVKKVPHHMGHSRNPSAASAISFCSVISEPISEVNEKEYETNWRNMVESSDGLEALESEREPGTRAAVSASADSGPAEKDREPPPSPVPVTPPLAPAPAAAPQPGKPGPGASEREEGKPDDVLEWASQQSTETGSLDGSCRDLLNSSITSTTSTLVPGMLEEGEEDEEEEEEEDYTPEPISVEVPLTSRIESWVTEAQKTLENLQLGKNQDSTEEDEGGPSEEYELDAPEQTEPAPQHTEQPLEPKSIPC; encoded by the exons GACGTGAAGCTGTCGGCTGAAGTGGAGCCCTTCATACCGCAGAAGAAAGGCCAGGACACGGCGCTGGTCACAATGGGCCTGCCTGGCGATGGAGGAGGGGGTGGAAGTGCCAGTGGAGTGGAGCCCACACCAATCCCCAGCTATCTCATCACCTGCTATCCATTCGTACAGGAAAACCAGCCCAACAG TGACATCCGATGGCAGCAGCCCAACCCCAGCCCCGGAGGTCCGTACCTGGCGTACCCCATCCTTTCCTCGCCTCAGCCCCCTGTATCCAACGACTACACTTACTACCAGATAATGCCCGCTCCATGCACTCCTATGATGGGCTTTTACCAGCCCTTCCCAGCACCCTACGGGGCCCCAGTGCCGGCGGCGGGGATGGTGAATGCAATCTCGACGGAGTGTGGGGACCGCTCCGGCCCCCCCGCTCAAGCCTTCTCCGCTGCCaaccagagagggagaggaggaatcATCAGGGCCGCCGTGCTGCCCAAG CAGCTCCCACAGCCCCTCAGAAGTAAGAGACCCCCGATGAGGAGTGTCGCAGTTCAAAAGGAGATCAGTGCCTCTGGTCCAGACGGCAGATCAAAGACGGTGCTCTTGGTGGACGCCTCTCAGCAGACTG ATTTCCCTGGAGAAATTGCCAATAAGTCCCTGTCAGAGAGAGCCAGCCCCCTGCTGTGGAAGACTAAAGGCCGACGTAGGAGAGCATCTCACCCGACGGCCGAGTCGTCCAGCGAGCACGGCGCCAGCGAGGCGGACATCGACAGCGACAGCGGATACTGCAGCCCAAAACACAACCAGGCCACTGGACCCACCTCGCGCACAGCAGACCCCACCAGCACTGTG GGTGGTGAATCTGGAGTAACGACGg ctGTTAGCTGGGTAAATGTTGCCTCCCAGGTCACTCAGAAAACCTGGATAGACAGAAATTCGCTGTATTTTAGAACTGGAAAAGCACCCGAACAAAGAAACTATACACAG CTTGACTTCCAGTCTGGGTACCGAAGCCATGGACGGAGCCCCTCATCGGAGAGAGGCCCAGTCCTGCAGAAGAGGCCGCCAGACGGAAAGCTACAGCCGGCCGGCCAGATCACTGGAGTGGACCACAGCACCGAGCCCCTGTACTTTGAG GATGAAGATGAGTTTCCTGAATTGGTGCCTGGAGGAGTTGCTGTCCGGAATAAGCCTGAACAAATACAACCCAAGCTGCCCAAAAACCTT CTGGAGAACTTGCCTGAGAACTCTCCCATCAACATCGTGCAGACTCCCATCCCCATCACCACCTCGGTCCCCAAGCGGGCCAAGAGTCAGCGGAAGAAAGCCTTGGCTGCAGCCCTGGCCACGGCACAGGAGTACTCCGAGATCAGCATGGAGCAGAAGAAACTGCAG GAGGCCCTGACCAAGGCAGCGGGGAAGAAGAGCAAGACTCCTGTGCAGCTGGATCTGGGGGACATGCTGGCGGCCCTGGAGAGACAGCAGCAGGCCATGAAGGCACGCCAGCTCACCAACACCAAGCCCCTCTCCTACACTG TTGGCACCACAGCCCCCTTCCACGCCAAGGACTCGGGCAACAAGGTGTCTGTTCTGAAGAGTCAGTCCTACGCTGGGCCTCACAACATCCTGGACTCCACCGCCCCGCGTCTGAAgcgagggaaggagagggaaaTCCCTAAGGTTAAACGACCAACCGCACTCAAAAAG ATCATCCTGAAGGAAAGAGAGGTAAAGAAAGGCAAGTACTCTCTTGATCATAGTTTAATGGGACCAGAGGAGCAGGGAGACGGAGAGCTGCGTTTCACAGATGACCAGACCCGGGAGGAGGCATCTCAGGAGG AAAATGGTCTGAGTGTGCCTAGTGATACCTCGCTGTCCCCGGCCAGTCAGAACTCCCCGTACAGCATCACGCCCGTGTCCCAGGGCTCCCCCGCCAGCTCTGGCATCGGCAGCCCCATGGCAGCCTCTGCCATCACCAAAATCCACAGCAGGAGGTTCAGAGA GTACTGCAACCAGGTCCTGAGCAAGGAGATTGACGAGAGCGTGACGATGCTGCTGCAGGAGCTGGTGCGCTTCCAGGAACGCGTGTACCAGAAGGACCCCGCCAAGGCCAAGGCAAAGAGGAGGCTGGTGATGGGCCTGCGGGAGGTCACCAAGCACATGAAGATGCAGAAGATCAAGTGTGTCATCATCTCCCCCAACTGTGAGAAAATCCAGTCCAAAG GGGGTCTGGATGAAGCCCTGTACAATGTCATCGCCATGGCTCGGGAGCAGGAGATCCCCTTCGTGTTCGCTCTGGGCCGGAAAGCACTGGGTCGCTGCGTCAACAAACTGGTGCCCGTCAGTGTCGTGGGCATCTTCAACTTCTCTGGCGCCGAG GGCTTGTTCAATCGACTGGTTTCACTGACGGAGGAAGCAAGGAAGGCCTACAAAGATATGGTGTCGGCACTGGAGCAGGAGCAAGCTGAGGAGGCTCTGAAGAACGTCAAGAAGGTCCCTCATCACATGGGCCATTCTCGAAACCCTTCCGCAGCCAGTGCCATCTCCTTCTGCAGCGTCATCTCCGAGCCCATCTCTGAAGTCAACGAGAAGGAATACG AAACAAACTGGAGAAACATGGTGGAGTCGTCTGATGGTCTGGAGGCcctggagagcgagagagagcctGGCACCAGGGCAGCTGTAAGTGCGAGTGCAGACAGCGGGCCGGCTGAGAAAGACCGCGAGCCCCCCCCATCGCCTGTGCCTGTCACCCCCCCCTTGGCCCCAGCTCCTGCTGCCGCCCCGCAGCCTGGGAAGCCGGGGCCAGGCGCGtcggagagagaggaggggaagcCGGATGATGTGCTGGAGTGGGCGTCCCAGCAGAGCACAGAGACTGGCTCCCTGGATGGCAGCTGTCGGGACCTGCTCAACTCCTCTATCACCAGCACCACTAGCACTCTGGTGCCTGGCATgctggaggagggggaggaggatgaggaggaagaggaggaggaagactaCACCCCAGAGCCCATCTCGGTGGAGGTGCCACTGACCAGCCGCATTGAGTCCTGGGTCACAGAGGCGCAAAAGACGCTGGAGAACCTGCAGCTTGGCAAGAACCAGGACAGCACAGAGGAGGACGAAGGTGGGCCCAGTGAGGAGTACGAGCTAGATGCCCCAGAGCAGACGGAGCCGGCCCCGCAGCACACCGAGCAACCGCTGGAGCCCAAGAGCATCCCCTGTTGA
- the secisbp2l gene encoding selenocysteine insertion sequence-binding protein 2-like isoform X1 gives MDPGDNKDVKLSAEVEPFIPQKKGQDTALVTMGLPGDGGGGGSASGVEPTPIPSYLITCYPFVQENQPNRQLPLYNSDIRWQQPNPSPGGPYLAYPILSSPQPPVSNDYTYYQIMPAPCTPMMGFYQPFPAPYGAPVPAAGMVNAISTECGDRSGPPAQAFSAANQRGRGGIIRAAVLPKQLPQPLRSKRPPMRSVAVQKEISASGPDGRSKTVLLVDASQQTDFPGEIANKSLSERASPLLWKTKGRRRRASHPTAESSSEHGASEADIDSDSGYCSPKHNQATGPTSRTADPTSTVGGESGVTTAVSWVNVASQVTQKTWIDRNSLYFRTGKAPEQRNYTQLDFQSGYRSHGRSPSSERGPVLQKRPPDGKLQPAGQITGVDHSTEPLYFEDEDEFPELVPGGVAVRNKPEQIQPKLPKNLLENLPENSPINIVQTPIPITTSVPKRAKSQRKKALAAALATAQEYSEISMEQKKLQEALTKAAGKKSKTPVQLDLGDMLAALERQQQAMKARQLTNTKPLSYTVGTTAPFHAKDSGNKVSVLKSQSYAGPHNILDSTAPRLKRGKEREIPKVKRPTALKKIILKEREVKKGKYSLDHSLMGPEEQGDGELRFTDDQTREEASQEENGLSVPSDTSLSPASQNSPYSITPVSQGSPASSGIGSPMAASAITKIHSRRFREYCNQVLSKEIDESVTMLLQELVRFQERVYQKDPAKAKAKRRLVMGLREVTKHMKMQKIKCVIISPNCEKIQSKGGLDEALYNVIAMAREQEIPFVFALGRKALGRCVNKLVPVSVVGIFNFSGAEGLFNRLVSLTEEARKAYKDMVSALEQEQAEEALKNVKKVPHHMGHSRNPSAASAISFCSVISEPISEVNEKEYETNWRNMVESSDGLEALESEREPGTRAAVSASADSGPAEKDREPPPSPVPVTPPLAPAPAAAPQPGKPGPGASEREEGKPDDVLEWASQQSTETGSLDGSCRDLLNSSITSTTSTLVPGMLEEGEEDEEEEEEEDYTPEPISVEVPLTSRIESWVTEAQKTLENLQLGKNQDSTEEDEGGPSEEYELDAPEQTEPAPQHTEQPLEPKSIPC, from the exons GACGTGAAGCTGTCGGCTGAAGTGGAGCCCTTCATACCGCAGAAGAAAGGCCAGGACACGGCGCTGGTCACAATGGGCCTGCCTGGCGATGGAGGAGGGGGTGGAAGTGCCAGTGGAGTGGAGCCCACACCAATCCCCAGCTATCTCATCACCTGCTATCCATTCGTACAGGAAAACCAGCCCAACAG GCAACTCCCCTTGTACAACAGTGACATCCGATGGCAGCAGCCCAACCCCAGCCCCGGAGGTCCGTACCTGGCGTACCCCATCCTTTCCTCGCCTCAGCCCCCTGTATCCAACGACTACACTTACTACCAGATAATGCCCGCTCCATGCACTCCTATGATGGGCTTTTACCAGCCCTTCCCAGCACCCTACGGGGCCCCAGTGCCGGCGGCGGGGATGGTGAATGCAATCTCGACGGAGTGTGGGGACCGCTCCGGCCCCCCCGCTCAAGCCTTCTCCGCTGCCaaccagagagggagaggaggaatcATCAGGGCCGCCGTGCTGCCCAAG CAGCTCCCACAGCCCCTCAGAAGTAAGAGACCCCCGATGAGGAGTGTCGCAGTTCAAAAGGAGATCAGTGCCTCTGGTCCAGACGGCAGATCAAAGACGGTGCTCTTGGTGGACGCCTCTCAGCAGACTG ATTTCCCTGGAGAAATTGCCAATAAGTCCCTGTCAGAGAGAGCCAGCCCCCTGCTGTGGAAGACTAAAGGCCGACGTAGGAGAGCATCTCACCCGACGGCCGAGTCGTCCAGCGAGCACGGCGCCAGCGAGGCGGACATCGACAGCGACAGCGGATACTGCAGCCCAAAACACAACCAGGCCACTGGACCCACCTCGCGCACAGCAGACCCCACCAGCACTGTG GGTGGTGAATCTGGAGTAACGACGg ctGTTAGCTGGGTAAATGTTGCCTCCCAGGTCACTCAGAAAACCTGGATAGACAGAAATTCGCTGTATTTTAGAACTGGAAAAGCACCCGAACAAAGAAACTATACACAG CTTGACTTCCAGTCTGGGTACCGAAGCCATGGACGGAGCCCCTCATCGGAGAGAGGCCCAGTCCTGCAGAAGAGGCCGCCAGACGGAAAGCTACAGCCGGCCGGCCAGATCACTGGAGTGGACCACAGCACCGAGCCCCTGTACTTTGAG GATGAAGATGAGTTTCCTGAATTGGTGCCTGGAGGAGTTGCTGTCCGGAATAAGCCTGAACAAATACAACCCAAGCTGCCCAAAAACCTT CTGGAGAACTTGCCTGAGAACTCTCCCATCAACATCGTGCAGACTCCCATCCCCATCACCACCTCGGTCCCCAAGCGGGCCAAGAGTCAGCGGAAGAAAGCCTTGGCTGCAGCCCTGGCCACGGCACAGGAGTACTCCGAGATCAGCATGGAGCAGAAGAAACTGCAG GAGGCCCTGACCAAGGCAGCGGGGAAGAAGAGCAAGACTCCTGTGCAGCTGGATCTGGGGGACATGCTGGCGGCCCTGGAGAGACAGCAGCAGGCCATGAAGGCACGCCAGCTCACCAACACCAAGCCCCTCTCCTACACTG TTGGCACCACAGCCCCCTTCCACGCCAAGGACTCGGGCAACAAGGTGTCTGTTCTGAAGAGTCAGTCCTACGCTGGGCCTCACAACATCCTGGACTCCACCGCCCCGCGTCTGAAgcgagggaaggagagggaaaTCCCTAAGGTTAAACGACCAACCGCACTCAAAAAG ATCATCCTGAAGGAAAGAGAGGTAAAGAAAGGCAAGTACTCTCTTGATCATAGTTTAATGGGACCAGAGGAGCAGGGAGACGGAGAGCTGCGTTTCACAGATGACCAGACCCGGGAGGAGGCATCTCAGGAGG AAAATGGTCTGAGTGTGCCTAGTGATACCTCGCTGTCCCCGGCCAGTCAGAACTCCCCGTACAGCATCACGCCCGTGTCCCAGGGCTCCCCCGCCAGCTCTGGCATCGGCAGCCCCATGGCAGCCTCTGCCATCACCAAAATCCACAGCAGGAGGTTCAGAGA GTACTGCAACCAGGTCCTGAGCAAGGAGATTGACGAGAGCGTGACGATGCTGCTGCAGGAGCTGGTGCGCTTCCAGGAACGCGTGTACCAGAAGGACCCCGCCAAGGCCAAGGCAAAGAGGAGGCTGGTGATGGGCCTGCGGGAGGTCACCAAGCACATGAAGATGCAGAAGATCAAGTGTGTCATCATCTCCCCCAACTGTGAGAAAATCCAGTCCAAAG GGGGTCTGGATGAAGCCCTGTACAATGTCATCGCCATGGCTCGGGAGCAGGAGATCCCCTTCGTGTTCGCTCTGGGCCGGAAAGCACTGGGTCGCTGCGTCAACAAACTGGTGCCCGTCAGTGTCGTGGGCATCTTCAACTTCTCTGGCGCCGAG GGCTTGTTCAATCGACTGGTTTCACTGACGGAGGAAGCAAGGAAGGCCTACAAAGATATGGTGTCGGCACTGGAGCAGGAGCAAGCTGAGGAGGCTCTGAAGAACGTCAAGAAGGTCCCTCATCACATGGGCCATTCTCGAAACCCTTCCGCAGCCAGTGCCATCTCCTTCTGCAGCGTCATCTCCGAGCCCATCTCTGAAGTCAACGAGAAGGAATACG AAACAAACTGGAGAAACATGGTGGAGTCGTCTGATGGTCTGGAGGCcctggagagcgagagagagcctGGCACCAGGGCAGCTGTAAGTGCGAGTGCAGACAGCGGGCCGGCTGAGAAAGACCGCGAGCCCCCCCCATCGCCTGTGCCTGTCACCCCCCCCTTGGCCCCAGCTCCTGCTGCCGCCCCGCAGCCTGGGAAGCCGGGGCCAGGCGCGtcggagagagaggaggggaagcCGGATGATGTGCTGGAGTGGGCGTCCCAGCAGAGCACAGAGACTGGCTCCCTGGATGGCAGCTGTCGGGACCTGCTCAACTCCTCTATCACCAGCACCACTAGCACTCTGGTGCCTGGCATgctggaggagggggaggaggatgaggaggaagaggaggaggaagactaCACCCCAGAGCCCATCTCGGTGGAGGTGCCACTGACCAGCCGCATTGAGTCCTGGGTCACAGAGGCGCAAAAGACGCTGGAGAACCTGCAGCTTGGCAAGAACCAGGACAGCACAGAGGAGGACGAAGGTGGGCCCAGTGAGGAGTACGAGCTAGATGCCCCAGAGCAGACGGAGCCGGCCCCGCAGCACACCGAGCAACCGCTGGAGCCCAAGAGCATCCCCTGTTGA